The following proteins are co-located in the Planococcus plakortidis genome:
- a CDS encoding AMP-binding protein, translating to MAILDQTVGEIVREQARQYPETEAYVYPERSIRKTYAEFDRETDALAKAFMGLGVEKGEHIAIWSDNKREWLLSQYATGKMGGVLVTVNTSYQANELEYLLKQSDSTTLILGEEFKGTDYIEVLNQVCPELAESEKGKLDSPKLPHLKRVIVMSENSYPGIYTWSEFEDFAKGISDEQLEQRFHSMAPDDVINIQYTSGTTGFPKGVMLTHRNVVNNGRLVGDMMNLDETDRLCIPVPFFHCFGCVLGTLAAVTHGTTMVIAEQFEPKRVLQMVQDEKCTALHGVPTMFIAELNHPEFESFDTSTLRTGIMAGSTCPIEVMKKVISDMGASEITIAYGQTESSPVITQTGKDDAIEKRVATVGKPHDDVEVKIIDPISGEEVVKGIPGELCTRGYLIMKGYYKNEEATKEAIDPEGWLHTGDIAVEDEDGYISITGRIKDMVIRGGENIYPREIEEFLYQHPSVQDVQVVGVPDPKYGEELMAWVILKDGETLDAEELRAYCKGKIAHHKIPRYIEFIDEYPMTASGKIQKFKLREMSEEIAEKVN from the coding sequence ATGGCAATTCTCGATCAGACAGTAGGGGAAATCGTCCGGGAGCAAGCAAGGCAGTATCCGGAGACGGAAGCATATGTCTATCCGGAAAGAAGCATCCGTAAAACGTATGCGGAATTTGACCGCGAGACCGATGCGCTGGCGAAAGCGTTCATGGGGCTGGGGGTCGAAAAAGGCGAGCACATCGCCATCTGGTCCGACAATAAACGCGAATGGCTGCTCAGCCAATACGCCACGGGCAAGATGGGCGGCGTGCTGGTCACCGTCAACACCAGCTATCAGGCGAATGAGCTGGAGTATTTATTGAAGCAATCGGATTCCACGACTTTAATTCTTGGGGAGGAATTCAAAGGAACGGATTATATTGAAGTATTGAATCAAGTGTGTCCGGAGCTGGCCGAATCAGAAAAGGGGAAACTTGATTCACCCAAGCTGCCACATCTGAAACGCGTCATTGTCATGAGTGAAAACAGCTATCCGGGCATCTATACATGGAGTGAATTCGAGGATTTTGCGAAGGGAATTTCGGATGAACAGCTCGAACAGCGATTCCATTCGATGGCGCCCGACGATGTCATCAATATCCAATACACATCCGGGACGACGGGTTTCCCGAAAGGGGTCATGCTGACGCATCGCAACGTCGTCAATAACGGGCGCCTCGTCGGTGATATGATGAATTTGGATGAAACCGACCGCCTGTGCATCCCGGTGCCGTTTTTCCATTGCTTTGGCTGCGTGCTCGGGACTTTGGCGGCGGTAACGCATGGGACGACGATGGTCATCGCGGAACAATTCGAGCCGAAGCGTGTGCTGCAGATGGTACAGGACGAGAAATGCACGGCGCTTCACGGCGTGCCGACGATGTTCATCGCGGAACTCAACCATCCCGAATTCGAATCATTCGATACGTCGACTTTGCGAACCGGCATCATGGCTGGTTCGACATGCCCGATCGAAGTGATGAAGAAAGTCATCAGCGATATGGGCGCGAGTGAAATCACCATCGCTTACGGCCAGACGGAATCATCGCCGGTCATCACCCAGACCGGAAAAGACGACGCCATCGAGAAGCGCGTCGCCACCGTTGGCAAGCCGCATGACGATGTGGAAGTGAAGATCATCGACCCGATAAGCGGCGAAGAAGTCGTTAAAGGCATACCGGGCGAATTGTGCACGAGAGGCTATTTGATCATGAAAGGCTATTACAAAAATGAAGAAGCGACAAAAGAAGCGATCGATCCCGAAGGTTGGCTGCATACCGGCGACATCGCGGTAGAAGATGAAGATGGTTATATCTCGATCACGGGGCGCATCAAGGACATGGTCATCCGCGGTGGGGAAAATATCTATCCGCGCGAAATCGAAGAATTCCTCTATCAGCATCCATCCGTCCAGGACGTCCAGGTCGTTGGCGTACCGGATCCGAAATATGGGGAAGAATTGATGGCGTGGGTCATCCTGAAAGACGGCGAGACGCTCGATGCGGAAGAATTACGCGCGTATTGCAAAGGGAAGATCGCCCATCATAAGATCCCGCGTTATATTGAATTCATCGACGAATACCCGATGACCGCTTCCGGGAAAATCCAGAAGTTCAAGTTGCGGGAGATGTCGGAAGAAATCGCTGAAAAAGTGAATTAA
- the wrbA gene encoding NAD(P)H:quinone oxidoreductase, translating into MGNVNLAIIYYSSTGTNYQMAQWAESAAKQAGAEVKVAKVKENAPMAAIESNPAWKEHYEATQDVPEADNDLLEWADAIIFSVPTRFGHVPSQVQQFFDTTGGLWAQGKLANKVVSAMSSAQNPHGGQEATVLAVYTTMHHWGAIIAAPGYTDEVLFKAGGNPYGTSVSVDQDNNMVEDVQGAVEHQAKRTVQVAGWVKNGLNG; encoded by the coding sequence ATGGGCAACGTAAACTTAGCGATCATTTATTACAGCTCGACAGGAACCAATTATCAGATGGCGCAATGGGCAGAATCAGCCGCAAAACAAGCGGGTGCGGAAGTGAAAGTGGCAAAAGTGAAAGAGAATGCCCCGATGGCAGCGATCGAATCGAATCCGGCATGGAAAGAGCATTATGAAGCAACGCAGGATGTACCGGAAGCGGACAATGACTTGCTTGAATGGGCGGACGCGATCATCTTCAGCGTACCGACGCGCTTTGGCCATGTCCCTTCGCAGGTACAGCAGTTCTTCGATACAACCGGCGGCTTATGGGCGCAAGGCAAATTGGCCAATAAAGTGGTAAGCGCCATGTCTTCCGCGCAAAACCCTCACGGCGGACAGGAAGCGACCGTCTTGGCTGTCTATACGACGATGCATCATTGGGGAGCGATCATCGCGGCGCCTGGCTATACAGACGAAGTGCTGTTCAAAGCGGGCGGGAACCCTTACGGCACAAGCGTGAGTGTCGATCAAGACAATAATATGGTCGAGGATGTGCAAGGGGCGGTCGAGCACCAGGCAAAGCGTACCGTACAAGTTGCGGGTTGGGTTAAAAACGGTTTGAACGGGTAA
- the cydD gene encoding thiol reductant ABC exporter subunit CydD — MGSLKQMAYSQHNRIRLLYLASLAKGLAMIGQALFFVWVADAVFLKAASFEEVLPVLGALLGVILLRAGASYAIGRTGVALSIEARRNLRRELIAAYQENPLQGSIAGQSGRKVGLLLEAVDDTDGYFSKYMPQMIQSYTIPLMLLGVIFYLNWTTGLIILITAPFIPLFMAIVGKRTKQKADEKVEQLAGFSGTFLDVLQGLATLRLFGQAKRQSETIRDNSLKFRDSTMEVLKSAFLSSLTLEYISMLSIGIVALEIGLRLVVFDSITFFPAFLVMLLVPDFFNLLKEFGSAFHTARGSAASAELLSEELAKNHRPVVWGESPVDAPVELALEQVSFQYGEGFQLEPVKFKLEAGTSTALVGASGSGKSTLMNVIAGLLPAASGRLLINGLPQEQVSEDEWFGQVSYITQDPYLFAGTIKENIELGAKQPVAKERLMEAAQKAGVLELVESLPLGFDTMIGEAGRGLSGGEKQRIVLARAFLKRPAVLFFDEPTAGLDLHTEQVLQEAIEELSKEATVVTIAHRLHTIRNASHILVMDGGRVEAIGTHEQLMGSFSPYRHMIEAQQGGTRAWVN; from the coding sequence ATGGGAAGCTTAAAGCAGATGGCTTACAGCCAGCACAACCGCATACGCTTGTTGTATCTAGCCTCATTGGCAAAGGGGCTTGCGATGATCGGGCAGGCTTTATTCTTTGTCTGGGTGGCTGATGCCGTATTCCTCAAAGCCGCCTCGTTTGAGGAAGTGCTGCCTGTCCTTGGCGCTTTGCTCGGGGTCATTTTGCTGCGGGCTGGCGCAAGTTATGCGATCGGCCGGACCGGCGTCGCATTGTCTATAGAAGCAAGGCGCAACTTGCGGCGTGAATTGATCGCTGCGTATCAAGAAAATCCCCTGCAAGGGTCGATTGCCGGGCAGTCGGGGAGGAAAGTCGGATTGCTGCTCGAGGCGGTCGATGACACAGATGGCTATTTCAGCAAGTATATGCCGCAGATGATCCAAAGTTATACCATCCCGCTCATGCTGCTCGGGGTGATTTTCTACTTGAACTGGACGACCGGGTTGATCATCCTCATCACGGCGCCGTTCATCCCGCTGTTCATGGCAATTGTCGGAAAGAGGACGAAACAGAAAGCCGACGAAAAAGTGGAGCAATTGGCCGGTTTTTCAGGCACATTCCTCGATGTCCTGCAAGGATTGGCGACTTTGCGCTTATTCGGCCAGGCGAAGCGGCAGAGCGAGACGATCCGCGACAACAGCCTGAAATTCCGCGATTCAACGATGGAAGTCTTGAAATCAGCGTTCCTGTCATCCTTGACACTCGAATACATTTCCATGCTAAGCATCGGGATTGTCGCGCTCGAAATCGGCTTGCGCCTCGTCGTCTTCGACAGCATCACGTTTTTCCCGGCGTTTCTCGTCATGCTGCTTGTTCCGGATTTCTTTAATTTATTGAAAGAGTTCGGCAGTGCCTTTCACACAGCGAGAGGAAGTGCGGCTTCTGCTGAATTGTTGTCGGAAGAATTGGCGAAAAACCATCGGCCCGTCGTATGGGGCGAATCCCCAGTCGATGCACCGGTTGAGTTGGCTTTGGAACAAGTGAGTTTTCAGTACGGGGAAGGATTTCAACTGGAGCCGGTAAAGTTCAAACTCGAAGCGGGAACGTCCACCGCACTGGTCGGAGCGAGCGGCTCCGGCAAAAGCACCTTGATGAATGTCATTGCCGGGTTGTTGCCCGCAGCGAGCGGACGGTTGCTGATCAATGGCCTGCCGCAAGAACAAGTAAGTGAAGACGAATGGTTCGGGCAAGTGAGCTATATTACGCAAGACCCTTATTTATTTGCAGGAACCATTAAAGAAAATATCGAACTCGGGGCGAAACAGCCCGTGGCGAAAGAACGATTGATGGAGGCAGCACAGAAAGCGGGTGTCCTGGAATTGGTCGAATCGCTTCCTTTAGGCTTCGACACGATGATTGGTGAAGCAGGGCGCGGGTTGTCCGGCGGTGAAAAGCAGCGGATTGTGCTCGCGCGGGCATTCCTAAAAAGGCCGGCAGTGCTATTTTTCGATGAGCCGACAGCAGGGCTCGACCTGCACACGGAGCAAGTGCTGCAAGAAGCGATTGAAGAGCTGTCAAAAGAAGCGACAGTCGTCACGATTGCACATCGCCTGCATACGATCCGGAACGCATCACACATTCTCGTCATGGATGGAGGAAGGGTAGAAGCCATCGGCACGCATGAACAGTTGATGGGCAGCTTCAGCCCTTATCGGCACATGATCGAGGCGCAACAAGGAGGTACACGGGCATGGGTGAACTGA
- the cydC gene encoding thiol reductant ABC exporter subunit CydC, producing MGELKTVFLLTLKEKRDVALAVIFGFLAGLAGVALLGASGYLISKAALTAQMTTLVVMAASLKLFGFAAAITRYAERLFSHRATFTMLGHLRGNFFERLAPLAPGIFQRHQSGDLLSRIVGDVESLQNFLLRVLYPPIVVGMVLVATVFFTSFYSLPMALAVLGGAIFVVVLLPAFFALRRRKKTHATGETRGAFAAASAEFLYGFKDLKIHLALDQKSVELQEVAHRYEQAQKNEGLEENRVQSVNALVAFLASFLVLAIGAYFVSTGELSGLYLAMLVMVSLGAFENVGPLAALPAYYEESRIAARRLEEVVDEEPDNSVGEMPEGSVDIQVDRLSYRYPDDSRLSLDDVSFQLAQGSKTAIVGPSGSGKSTLLQLLLKVAVPESGDIRFGNETLSGMRPENVWERMNVVLQENHFFSGTIESNLRIANEQADAEQLREALELVHLSHLELAAPVYEKGRNLSGGEKQRLAMARAFLKGERLWLLDEPFSSVDGVTAKSIYSELFTRHPQDTFVIISHDLSGLESMDHILVLEDGRLIEQGNYQELMTRRGYFYGLKKIEEQVFV from the coding sequence ATGGGTGAACTGAAGACGGTTTTTTTACTGACGCTGAAGGAAAAACGGGACGTCGCCCTTGCCGTGATATTCGGTTTTTTGGCAGGGCTTGCGGGTGTTGCCCTTCTTGGGGCGAGCGGTTATTTGATATCCAAGGCGGCCTTGACTGCGCAAATGACGACCTTGGTGGTCATGGCAGCATCGCTTAAATTATTCGGATTTGCTGCAGCCATTACCCGCTATGCGGAACGGCTGTTTTCACACCGCGCGACGTTCACGATGCTCGGCCATTTGCGCGGCAATTTCTTTGAGCGCCTGGCACCGCTCGCGCCGGGCATTTTCCAGCGCCACCAGAGCGGTGATTTGCTGTCGCGCATCGTGGGCGATGTGGAAAGTTTGCAAAATTTCTTGCTGCGCGTGTTATATCCACCGATCGTCGTCGGCATGGTATTAGTGGCGACCGTGTTCTTCACTTCGTTTTATTCGCTGCCCATGGCATTGGCCGTCTTGGGGGGCGCCATTTTTGTGGTCGTTCTTCTGCCCGCGTTCTTCGCGCTCCGGAGACGGAAGAAAACGCATGCGACCGGAGAAACCCGCGGGGCCTTTGCGGCTGCATCGGCGGAATTTCTTTACGGGTTCAAGGATTTGAAAATCCATTTGGCGCTCGATCAAAAAAGCGTGGAGTTACAGGAAGTGGCACACCGTTATGAACAAGCCCAGAAAAATGAAGGGCTTGAAGAAAACCGTGTCCAGTCGGTGAATGCACTGGTCGCTTTCCTGGCTTCATTTCTTGTGTTGGCGATCGGGGCGTATTTCGTGTCCACCGGGGAATTGTCCGGCCTGTATTTAGCGATGCTTGTCATGGTGTCGCTCGGGGCATTTGAGAATGTCGGCCCGCTTGCGGCACTTCCGGCGTATTACGAGGAAAGCCGGATTGCTGCGCGCAGGCTTGAAGAAGTGGTGGATGAAGAACCGGATAACAGTGTGGGAGAGATGCCGGAGGGTTCAGTGGATATTCAGGTTGACCGTTTAAGCTACCGCTATCCGGATGATAGCCGCTTGTCGCTCGATGACGTCAGCTTCCAGTTGGCTCAAGGATCGAAAACGGCGATTGTCGGGCCAAGCGGTTCGGGCAAGTCGACCTTATTGCAGCTATTGTTGAAAGTGGCAGTGCCGGAGAGCGGCGACATCCGCTTCGGAAATGAAACGCTTAGCGGCATGCGGCCGGAAAACGTATGGGAACGCATGAACGTGGTGCTTCAGGAGAACCATTTCTTTTCAGGGACCATCGAAAGCAATTTGCGCATTGCGAATGAGCAGGCGGATGCGGAACAATTGCGTGAAGCGCTCGAACTTGTACACTTGAGTCATTTGGAGCTGGCTGCGCCAGTTTATGAAAAGGGCCGGAATTTATCGGGCGGCGAAAAGCAGCGCCTGGCGATGGCGCGGGCGTTCCTGAAAGGCGAGAGGCTATGGCTATTGGACGAACCGTTTTCATCGGTTGACGGTGTTACCGCCAAGTCCATTTACAGCGAGCTGTTCACCCGACATCCACAGGACACGTTCGTTATCATCAGCCATGATTTATCGGGACTTGAAAGCATGGACCACATCCTGGTGCTGGAGGATGGCCGCTTGATCGAACAAGGCAACTACCAGGAATTGATGACCCGTCGCGGTTATTTCTACGGCTTGAAGAAAATAGAAGAGCAAGTTTTCGTTTAA